The genomic region TATTTTTAAATTGATAGATAACTTGTATAAAGGTAGAATTAATATTTGAATAGGAATCATCATAACAAAAATGACCAAAACCATGATAACATTCCTTCCTTTAAAACGATAAACACCAAGTCCATATCCAACCATGGAAGATAGAAAAATACTGATCACAACTTGTAAAGCGGTGATGACAATGCTATTCAAGAACCAACTTCTATAGTTCTCACCAAGGGGACCAAATAAAGCTAAAATATAATCTAAACTTAGCTGGGTTGGAATTAAGGTTTTCAAGGATATTCCAAATCTCATCAGATCCTGACCAGGTCTCAAAGAAGCAAAAATTAAGGCAATGAGTGGAAAGACAAATACCATGGAAACGAATGTCACAACAAAAACCCTGAGATATTTTAGAAGAGTATTTTTAACTGTCATTACTGTTCTTCCTTAAAAAAACCAAATAAATTAAGCTGTACTATACTAATAATGAAAACTATAGTAATAAGAACAACTCCAATAGCAGAACCAACCCCCAAATTAGCTTGTTGAAAGCCCCGCTGATATAAATAGCCAACCATGGTAAGACCAACATTATTAGGAGACTCATTTCCGGCCCACAGAATATAACTTTCTTCAAACATAGAAAAACCGCCAAAGATACTAATAGTTATTACAAAGATTATTGTTGGTTTAATTAGTGGGAGGGTAATTTTCCAGAATTGTGTATTCCAATCAGCACCATCAATCGTGGCTGCTTCATATAACTCATGGGGAATACTATTTATGCCAGCCAAAAAGTAAACTATATTGACTCCTGTCCACTTCCAAGTCGCCAGGACAACAAGTAAGATCATGGCATAAGGTTGTCCCGCTAATAGCCAGTTTTTGCTCTCTCCTCCCAGTAATCGAAATAAACTATTAACAAGGGCTTGATCATTTGAAGCAAACAACAACCGAATCAAAGTACCAGCAACGACAACAGAAACAAGAGAAGGAACAAAGAGTAAGGCTCGATAAACAGTATTGCCTACAGTGGCTTTATGCAGAGCTACCGCCAGAATAATGGGCAAAGGTACTAAAATGGCAATCGTCCAAAAGGTGTACCAAAAGCTATTACTTAATGCAGTATAAAAACGTTCAGTTACCAATTCATTGTAGTTACTGAACCCAACAAAACTTACCTCACCGGGATAAATTTCTTGAAAACTCATTATCACACTAGAAATAAGTGGATAAAGAAAAAAAAGAAGAAAAGTAATAATGAAAGGAGAGACAAAAACATAGGGAACTATTTTTTGTTGAAATGTTTTAGCATTATTCATTGAAGACCTCAATTGAAAGCAGTCGGATGAAATAGTAAATAAATCATCCGACCGGTATTTATTTGACTTATCAAAAACTAACGAAGTTCCTTTGCCACATCACTTAAAGCTTCTTTAGGAGTTTTGCTTTGCTCTTCTAATACTTGAAATAAGGCATTCCTAACAAGAGTGATACCTTCAGGTAAATCTTCCACAACATTAATAGGATAAACCTCATCCTTAATATCAACTAGCATTTCAAAAATATTATCATTAAGGAAATACGCTGTGAATTTATTAGGCTCATTCATTTCAGGCTTTTCCCAAACATCCCATCTTGGAGGATCAAATCCAAGATCTTTCCACATGGCAATATTGCCTTCTTGAGATAGTTTGGCAAAGGCAAGAAATTGCTTGGCCACATCAGGATATTTACTTTGTGCTGTCACATTGGTAGAAGTACCTCCCATCCCGGCTGAACGATTTCCATCTTTTGTCCAACGAGGCAAGGGAGCTATGATAATCTTTTGATTCAGATCAGGCATATAATCTGTGAATCGTCCCATATACCACATAGGCATCATAACAGAAGCAGCCCCTGCATCATTCATAAAACCATAATATTCTTCAGAATGGTGAAATCCACCGGGAGCAGGTACGGCAACACCAGAATTTATCATATCTAACATGAATTGAAGAGTTTTTACATTTGTTGGATTATCGAGAGAAGGGGTGCCATCTGCATTAAACAAGTCAGATCCTTGTTGACTGATCATCTGCCAGAAAGACCACTGTTCTGTAACTTCAAAGGTGGTCATGGGCTTACCAGTAGCGGACAAGACCTTTCTTCCTGCGGCAAAATAGTCATCCCAAGTAACGATATCAGAGACTTTAACTCCTGCAGCATCTAATAATTCTTTATTGTAATACATGACACTGGCACCTACATGAAAAGGTAATCCATAGTACATGCCATCCTTGGCGTAATTATCATAACGAGCAATGACTAACTTGTCTTTTACAGGATCAATCATATCATTAAAAGGAAGAAGTTGAACCTTCCCTTTCAGATAATTAGGAAATCGGGAGATTTCAATATCAACCATATCTGGAGCCCCTACTCCTGATTGAAGAGCGACTAACAGCTTGTCATGCATCTCTCCATAAGGAAGTACTTGACCATCAATTTTTATCATTGGTTTATGGCCTTCGGCATTCCATCTATCAACCATCTTTGAAAAATACTGATAATGAATTTCTTGAAAAGTCCAAAAGCTTAAAGTCACTTCATCTGGACTCATTCCACTGTTATTTTCCTGATCACCATTAGCAAATGCCATAGTACTTACAAGTAAGAAAATTAAAAACAGCATAAAAGAAGTGTGATTTCTCATTTTTTCCTCCTAAATTTGCGCCGTATATGAATACAGTGTAAGCTTAGATCCACTTATTTATGCTGTCAACAAATTCATTGTTTCTGTACAATTATATTATTTATATTCTCACAATAACTGTTTATTTAACCTTCCATACAAGCATATTCCAACTAAGAGGAGACAAGTCAATGGATTCAACATCAACAGACTTCTGTTGTGGATATACATTTTTAGGTTGGTCTTTTGTATTAACAGCTTTAATATCATCATGGTGTAGTTCTACCCAATCATCTAGAACTAATTCACCAAACCCATGAAAGGATTGATTAAAACTTAATGCTTCTGAAGGACTCCTGTTTACTCCAAAAACAACTATTTTATTATTTTTTTCATCCCAAACAGCAACAACATCAAGATAGGGGACAGCTCCGTGCTTCTTATTTTCATAGGTTGGGGAATCAACATCTAATTGCAATACCACCCCTCTGCCATACTTTGATACATAATAAAAGGGCCAGTAAATGGTTTGACACCATGCACTACCACCATTTTCTGTCATTATTGGGGCTATTACATTTACCAATTGGGCAAGACAGGCAATTTTTACACGATCTGATTTACGCAATAAAGTATTCAATGCCAAACCAACAACTAATGCATCTTCATAAGTATAAATATCTTCCAATTGTTTAGGCCCTACTGTCCAGGGCTCAATGTCCTTATCCGCTTCTTTTGAATGAAACCAGACATTCCATTCATCAAAGGATAGATACATAGTTTTATTGGATCTCTTTTTACTCTTCACATAGTCGCAAGTAGCAATCACAGTATTAATAAAACTTTCCATTTCCAAATTGGAGGTCAGAAAATCATCTAAATCATTATCATAATTAGAAAAGTATTGATGTAAGGATATGTAATCTACATAATCATAAGTGTGTTCCAGAACAGTAGCTTCCCATTCAGGAAAAGTAACCATATCACTGCTGGAAGAACCACAGGCGATGAGTTCTAGTTCAGGATCGAATAATTTTAATGATTTCGCTGTTTCAGCAGCTATTCTGCCATACTCGTCAGCCGTCTTCTGCCCTACTTGCCAAGGGCCATCCATCTCATTACCTAAATTCCATAATCTAATATTATGAGGTTCAGGATATCCATGTTTTATTCTTAAATCACTCCAGTAAGATCCTGAAGGATGATTACAGTACTCTAATAAATTTCTTGCAGCGTCAATTCCTCTGGTACCCAAGTTTAATGCCATCATAGGCTCTGCTCCGGTCTTACGTATCCAGGAGGTAAATTCATTCAACCCAAATTCATTTGGTTCTACAGCTCGCCAAGCCAAATCAAGCCTTTTAGGGCGTTCTTCTTTAGGCCCAACAGAATCCTCCCAATAAAAAGAAGAGACAAAGTTCCCCCCTGGATATCTAATTACAGGAACATCCAGATCATTAACTAATTTTAACACATCCTGTCTGAAACCATTAGAATCCGCGTCTTTATGACCTGGCTCATATATACCACCATAGATAGCCCTTCCCAGATGCTCTAAGAATGACCCAAATATTCGTTTATCCACCTCTCCAATAGTGAATTGTTTTAAAGCTTTAATATGAACTTTCATCTATTCCCCCTTTATGGGGTAGATCTTACTGTGACCATCTTTAACCTGTCAAACAATATTATTGTTTATATTCAATATTAATGT from Spirochaeta cellobiosiphila DSM 17781 harbors:
- a CDS encoding carbohydrate ABC transporter permease is translated as MTVKNTLLKYLRVFVVTFVSMVFVFPLIALIFASLRPGQDLMRFGISLKTLIPTQLSLDYILALFGPLGENYRSWFLNSIVITALQVVISIFLSSMVGYGLGVYRFKGRNVIMVLVIFVMMIPIQILILPLYKLSINLKIIDTYVGVILPFAVFPLGIFFFRQYVLGMPKDYIDAARIDGLNDYMIFVRIMAPIMAPAYGAMSILIALNSWNQFLWPLIVLRSSQKFTLPIGLNTLLTPYGNNYDVLISGAALATIPIIIVFIFFQKNFMTGMTAGGVKG
- a CDS encoding carbohydrate ABC transporter permease encodes the protein MSFQEIYPGEVSFVGFSNYNELVTERFYTALSNSFWYTFWTIAILVPLPIILAVALHKATVGNTVYRALLFVPSLVSVVVAGTLIRLLFASNDQALVNSLFRLLGGESKNWLLAGQPYAMILLVVLATWKWTGVNIVYFLAGINSIPHELYEAATIDGADWNTQFWKITLPLIKPTIIFVITISIFGGFSMFEESYILWAGNESPNNVGLTMVGYLYQRGFQQANLGVGSAIGVVLITIVFIISIVQLNLFGFFKEEQ
- a CDS encoding ABC transporter substrate-binding protein — encoded protein: MRNHTSFMLFLIFLLVSTMAFANGDQENNSGMSPDEVTLSFWTFQEIHYQYFSKMVDRWNAEGHKPMIKIDGQVLPYGEMHDKLLVALQSGVGAPDMVDIEISRFPNYLKGKVQLLPFNDMIDPVKDKLVIARYDNYAKDGMYYGLPFHVGASVMYYNKELLDAAGVKVSDIVTWDDYFAAGRKVLSATGKPMTTFEVTEQWSFWQMISQQGSDLFNADGTPSLDNPTNVKTLQFMLDMINSGVAVPAPGGFHHSEEYYGFMNDAGAASVMMPMWYMGRFTDYMPDLNQKIIIAPLPRWTKDGNRSAGMGGTSTNVTAQSKYPDVAKQFLAFAKLSQEGNIAMWKDLGFDPPRWDVWEKPEMNEPNKFTAYFLNDNIFEMLVDIKDEVYPINVVEDLPEGITLVRNALFQVLEEQSKTPKEALSDVAKELR
- a CDS encoding alpha-N-arabinofuranosidase gives rise to the protein MKVHIKALKQFTIGEVDKRIFGSFLEHLGRAIYGGIYEPGHKDADSNGFRQDVLKLVNDLDVPVIRYPGGNFVSSFYWEDSVGPKEERPKRLDLAWRAVEPNEFGLNEFTSWIRKTGAEPMMALNLGTRGIDAARNLLEYCNHPSGSYWSDLRIKHGYPEPHNIRLWNLGNEMDGPWQVGQKTADEYGRIAAETAKSLKLFDPELELIACGSSSSDMVTFPEWEATVLEHTYDYVDYISLHQYFSNYDNDLDDFLTSNLEMESFINTVIATCDYVKSKKRSNKTMYLSFDEWNVWFHSKEADKDIEPWTVGPKQLEDIYTYEDALVVGLALNTLLRKSDRVKIACLAQLVNVIAPIMTENGGSAWCQTIYWPFYYVSKYGRGVVLQLDVDSPTYENKKHGAVPYLDVVAVWDEKNNKIVVFGVNRSPSEALSFNQSFHGFGELVLDDWVELHHDDIKAVNTKDQPKNVYPQQKSVDVESIDLSPLSWNMLVWKVK